The Streptomyces collinus DNA segment GCAACCTTTGGCCCAATGTCCGACGTAAATACGGCTAATGATCGAAAAGTGCGTGTCGCCCGACAAGTTCGATCTTGCCTGGATACGTTGCGGCAACCACCACACAGCTGAGAGTGAGTAGGGCTGAGCATGGCCGTCGAGCCGCTGATCGAGCTGCGTGACGTCAACAAGCACTTCGGGGAACTGCATGTCCTGCAGGACATCAACCTCACCGTCGCCCGGGGGGAGGTGGTCGTGGTCATCGGCCCGTCGGGGTCGGGAAAGTCCACCTTGTGCCGGGCGATCAACCGGCTGGAGACCATCGAGTCCGGGGAGATCATCCTCGACGGGCAGCCGCTGCCGGAGGAGGGCAAGCCCCTGGCCCGGCTGCGCGCCGACGTCGGGATGGTCTTCCAGGCGTTCAACCTCTTCGCCCACAAGACCGTCCTGCAGAACCTCTCCCTGGGGCAGGTCAAGGTCCGCGGGCGCAAGAAGGAGGACGCCGACCAGCGCTCCCGCGAACTCCTCGACCGCGTCGGCGTCGCCGACCAGGCGGGCAAGTACCCCGCGCAGCTCTCCGGAGGTCAGCAGCAGCGCGTGGCCATCGCCCGCGCCCTGGCCATGGAGCCCAAGGCGATGCTCTTCGATGAGCCGACCTCGGCCCTCGACCCGGAGATGATCAACGAGGTGCTGGAGGTCATGAAGCAACTCGCCCGCGAGGGCATGACCATGATCGTCGTCACACACGAGATGGGCTTCGCCCGCTCGGCCGCCAACCGCGTCGTCTTCATGTCCGACGGCCGGATCGTCGAGGACCGCACCCCCGACGAGTTCTTCACCAACCCGAGCAGTGACCGCGCCAAGGACTTCCTCTCCAAGATCCTCAAGCACTGAACGGGCAGGCACCGGACGGCTCATCGGATCGGACCTCGACTACGATGTGCCCTTCATCCCTGTCGGAGAGGGGGACTTCGCCGAAGACCGCCGATCCCGCCGGGGGTGAGCAGACCGCCCGCCCGGTCCGCGGGGCACTTCCCACCGGGTGCGGCCCCCACGGCCCGTAGGCCACGGGGGCGGCGGTTCACATCGGCCAGGCCCGTCCGGCGGCAGCCGGAGATCACTGCTCGCGCAGCGGAACCGACACGTACGACGGGTCGTTCGCCGGTGAGGAGAAGGTCAGCTGCGCGCCGGACGGGTTGTGCTCGATGTAGAGCGGGTCGACCGTGTCGACGACCAGGGCGAGGCGATGCCCGGCCGGGACGTCGTAGGCCGTGGAGTACAGCTCCAGGTCGACGCCGAACGGCTTTCCGGGGGTGCGCCCGTGGAAGGTGTACGGCGCGTGGGTGACCAGCTTGCCGAGGCCGAGCGGCCCCACGTCGTACAGGTAGGCGACGAGGGTGCCGCTCTCCTTGGTCGGGGTGAGGGTCGTGTGCAACCTCGCCGTCCCGCGAACCTGTTGGGCCGTGGCCGACTTCTCCGACTGCCACACGGCGGCCCAGCGGCGGGGGAGCAGCGGGATGGAGGCCATGGGCGGCAGCCGGGCCACCTGGTCGAGGATGCTGGACAGGAGGACGACGCCGCCGTCCGCCCCCGAGTTCACGTTCGCGCGGATCGTCTTCGAGCCGCCGAGGGCGATCTTGCGGTCCGTCGGCCCCGCCGACTTCCAGTCCGGGTAGCCCTCGTAGCCGCCCGTGGAACGGGACTTGAGCTGGACGGGCTGCTCGCGGTCGATGCCGTTGTCCTCGCCCCTGAGGTAGTGGTCGAACCAGCGCTCGGTGTCCTTCCACACGTCGTTGGGCAGCCCGAACAGTCCGGTCAGCTCCGGGGTGGCGTGGTCTCCGGGCCGCATCTCCAGCCGCTTCGGACCGGTCAGCTTCTCGTAGAAGTCGGCGTACTGGTTGGGCGGGAAGACGCTGTCGCCCCAGGCGTTGGCGAGCATGATCGCCGCGCCGTTCTCGTTGATCTGGTCGACGTAGGTCGCAGCGGAACGTTTCTTCCCCCAGGCGATGAGCTCCGGCTCCTTCGCCAGGTTGGAGCTGTAGAAGTCGTCGAAGGTCTGGCGGAGTTCCGCGCTCTGGCGGCCCGTCACCACGCTCGCGCCGTCCAGCAGGGCGGCGGCCTGGAGGTGCTGCGTGCGCCCGGCGTAGATCGAGCCGGTCAGGTCGGCCCAGCCGCTGAGCGAGGCGACCGCCTTGATCCGCTTGTCGTGCGCGGCGGTGAGCAGGCTGATGCCCGCGCCGTAGGAGACGCCCGCCATGCCGATGTGCCCGGCGTCCGCGGGGGTGTGGGCGAGCGCCCAGTCGATCACCTTCGAGGCGTCGGCGACGTCGGGTGGTCCCGCCACTTCTATCTCGCCGCCCGACTGCCAGAAGCCGCGCACGTTGTAGGTGACCACGACGTACCCGGAGTCGGCGAGCTTCTGCGCCTGGGCCAGGTACTCGACCTGGGGCAGGCCCCAGCTCGTGGGCATGACGAGCAGCGGGTAGCGGTCGGTGCCACGGGCGCCGGCCGGGGTCACGACGTTGGCCTTGAGGACGGTGCCGCCGTCGCCGGCGATGTCGACGAAGCGGACGGGGTTCGGGGCGGCCTGGGCGGTGGGGGCGAATCCGAGGGCGGTGCCGGCGACCAGGGTCGCCGAGACGGCGCCTACGGCGGTGGTGCGCAGGGCCTTGCGGTGGGGTCCCACGGTCACTCCTCACTCGTGTCAGTGCAAAGTGACCGAACGGTAACCTCGACCCTTTACCAGGGGTAACCCGTCGGTAAGTTACGTGCCAGTAACGATTGTTGAGCAGTGGAGGAGTTCAGGAGGCTCGGTGTGTAGTGCGTGGAGCCGTCGCCGCGGCGGGCAGCGCGGTCTGCGCCGCCCGCGTCACGTCCTCCACCAGCTCGACCACGTCCGGGCCGTACGCCTGCGAGTTGATCACCTTGAGCAGCAGCACGAACGATCCGGTGCCGTACTTGCGGGTCAGACGCTCGTGGTTGCGGGCGAGATAGCGGGTGGCGGCCTGGTTGGTGATGGCCCGCTGGCCGCAGAAGAGGAACACGGGCCGGGCGTCCCGGCGGTCGCCGACGGTGAGCCGGGCCAGCAGCACGTACTCCGTGATGCCCGGGTCCATGCGGTAGCGCTCGCCGCCGATCTGGAAGGCGCCCCGGTCCGGGCCCGGTTCGGCGTCGATGTTGACGCGCACCCCGGGCAGCATGGCCGACATGTGCGCCATCATGCGGCGGTTCGACCCCGGGCCGCCCACACAGAACTCGGTGCGCTCCCCGAAGCCCTGATGCGCCGCGTCCTGGGTGACGACGTGGAGGTGCGCCCCGCAGTCCTTGATCAGCGCGGAGAGCTCAAGGAGCGCGTACACGTCGAAGCGATGGACCGCCGGTTCGCCCGCGGCCGGATCGCGGTTGACGACGAGCAGGGACTCGGAGTTCTCGGGCAGCCCGAAGAAGGCCTGCTTGCGCCGGAGTTTGCGCCTCCACAGGAACGTACGGGCGAGCCAGCCCAGCGCCGCACTGATGCCCGCCGCGATCACGCCCAGAACGATGTTGCGCACGTCGTCATTCATGGGCGCGCATGGTAGCGGGCCCGACGCACCGGTGTTCGACGCCTGCCTGACGCGGCCATGGTGATGAATTAAGCTGCGCGGACGGCCTTTGACTGGAGGTGCGGATGCGTCGCCCTGTCGCACGGAATCTGACGGTCCTGGCGGTTTCGGCCGCCGTGGTGGTGTCGGTGGGAGCGGCGGCGCCGCCACCCTCCGCGCAGAGCACCGGCGGTGGGAAAACCCCGCTGGCCGTCGGCTACGGGGGCGCTGTCTCCAGTGTCGACCCGGATGCCTCCGCCGCCGGGATCGAGGTCCTGAGGAAGGGCGGCAACGCCGTCGACGCCGCTGTCGCCACAGCCGCCGCGCTCGGCGTCACCGAGCCCTACTCCGCCGGCATCGGCGGGGGCGGCTACTTCGTGTACTACGACGCCAAGTCCCGCACGGTACGCACCATCGACGGCCGCGAGACCGCCCCCTTGAGCGCCGACAAGAACCTGTTCCTCGAGAACGGCAAGCCCCTCGCCTTCGCCGACGCCGTCAGCAGCGGCCTGAGCGTCGGCACCCCGGGCACGCCGGCCACCTGGCAGACGGCTCTCGACCGGTGGGGCAGCAAGCGCCTCGGGAGTGTCCTGAAGCCGGCCGAGCGGCTGGCGCGCGACGGCTTCACCGTCGACGAGACCTTCCGCTCCCAGACGGCGTCCAACGAGACCCGCTTCCGCTACTTCCCGGACACCGCCGACCTGTTCCTGCCGGGCGGACGGCTCCCGGTCGTCGGCTCCACCTTCAAGAACCCCGACCTCGCCCGCACGTACGCGGAGCTGGGGCACAAGGGCGTCGACGCGATCTACCGCGGCCGGCTCGGCCGCGACATCGTCGACACCGTCAACAAGCCGCCGGTGGACCCCGGGTCCGGCTGGAACGCCCGGCCCGGCGACCTGACCGCCAAGGACCTGGCCGCTTACCGCACCAAGGTCCAGGCGCCCACCAGGACCTCCTACCGGGGCCTCGGCGTCTACTCCATGGCGCCGTCCTCCTCCGGCGGTACGACCGTCGGTGAGGCGCTCAACATCCTGGAGCGGACCGACCTGTCGAAGGCGAGCAAGGCGAAGTACCTGCACCGGTTCATCGAGGCGAGCCGGATCGCGTTCGCGGACCGTGGGCGGTGGGTCGGTGACCCGGCCTTCGAGGACGTACCGACGAAGGAACTGCTGTCCCAGCGGTTCGCGGACTCGCGCGAGTGCCTGATCAAGGACGACGCGGTGCTCACGAGTCCCGTGGCACCGGGGGACCCGCGTAACCCCTCGCGCTGCGGCTCGGGGGACAAGGCGGCCCCGACGACGTACGAGGGCGACAGCACCACGCACCTGACGGTGGCCGACAAGTGGGGGAACGTCGTCGCCTACACGCTCACCATCGAGCAGACCGGTGGCAGCGGGATCACCGTCCCCGGGCGGGGGTTCATCCTCAACAACGAGCTGACGGACTTCTCCTTCGCCCCGGCGAACCCGGCCGTGCATGACCCGAACCTGCCGGGGCCGGGCAAGCGGCCGCGGTCGTCGATCTCGCCGACGATCGTGCTGGACCGGCACCACCAGCCCGTGGTGGCGCTGGGGTCGCCGGGTGGCGCGACGATCATCACGACCGTTCTGCAGACGCTCACCGGGTTCGTCGACCGGGGGCTGCCGCTGGTCGACGCGATCGCCGCGCCCCGGGCCAGTCAGCGGAACGCCGCGCAGACCGAGCTGGAGCCCGGGCTGTACGACAGTGATGTGAGGAAGGAGCTCGAAGCGATCGGGCACTCCTTCAAGGTCAACCCGGAGATCGGTGCCGCCACGGGTGTTCAGCGGCTGCAGGGCGGTAAGTGGCTGGCAGCCGCTGAGACCGTGCGGCGGGGTGGGGGATCGGCCATGGTGGTACGACCCGCGGGCTGAGTCGCCGGGTGCAGGCGCGCGGGGGCTGGTCGCGCCCCGCGGCGGAGCCGCGGATCGACACAGCCCCGCGCCCCTAGGAGGACGCTGCCGACACCTGCGTCGCGAAGGCCAGGTGTCCGTCCTCGACGTCCACCGTCACCCGGCCACCCTCCTCCACCCTGCCGTCCAGCAGCAGGCGTGACAGCTCGTTGTCCACCTCGCGCTGGATCGTTCGGCGGAGGGGGCGGGCGCCGTACTCCGGCTCGTAGCCGCGGTCGACCAGCCACTCCACCGCGCGGTCGGTGAAGGTCACCGTGATGCCCTTGCCCTGCACGAGGGAACGGGTGCGGTCCAGCAGGAGGTTGGTGATCCGGCGCAGCTGCTCCGTGGTGAGCTGGCGGAAGACGACGATCTCGTCGATGCGGTTGAGGAACTCGGGGCGGAAGTGCTCGCGCAGGGGCCGCAGGATCTGCTCGCGGCGGGCCTCCTCGTCCGCGTCGGCGCCGCCCGCGGCGAAGCCCGTCGTGGCGCCCCGGCGGGTGATGGCCTCGGAGCCGAGGTTGCTCGTCATGACGATGACCGTGTTGCTGAAGTCCACCGTGCGGCCCTGGGAGTCGGTCAGCCGGCCGTCGTCGAGGACCTGGAGCAGGATGTTGAAGACGTCCGGGTGGGCCTTCTCCACCTCGTCCAGCAGCAGCAGCGAGTACGGGTGGCGGCGCACGACCTCGGTGAGCTGGCCCGCCTCCTCGTGGCCGACGTAGCCGGGCGGGGCGCCGACCAGCCGGCTGACGGTGTGGCGCTCCTGGTACTCGCTCATGTCGAGCCGGACCATGCGGTCCTCGCTGCCGAACAGCGCCTCGGCGAGCGCCCGGGCCAGTTCGGTCTTGCCGACGCCCGTCGGGCCGAGGAACAGGAAACTGCCGATCGGGCGGTCGGGGGCCGCCAGCCCGGCGCGGGAGCGCAGCACCGCGTCCGAGACGACCCGCACCGCCTCGTCCTGGCCGACCACCCGCTGGTGCAGGTGCTCCTCCAGCCCCAGCAGCCGGTCCTTCTCCTCCTGGGTGAGGCTGGCGACCGGGATGCCCGTCTGCCGGGACACCACCTCGGCGATCGACTCGGCCCCGACCACCAGGTCCTGGCCCTCGTCGACCTCGCCCTCGCCGCCTGCCTCGGTGATCCGCTGCTTCAGCTCCACGATCCGGTCGCGCAACTGGGTGGCCTGCTCGTACTGCTCGTCGGCGACGGCCTGGTCCTTGTCCCGGGTCAGCTGCTCCAGCTCCCGCTCCAGGGCCCGTACGTCCGTGCCCTTGGTCCGGGCCCGCAGCCGCACCCGCGCACCGGCCTGGTCGATGAGGTCGATCGCCTTGTCGGGCAGGCGGCGGTCGGTGAGGTAGCGGTCGGACAGCTCCACGGCCGCGACCAGGGCCTCGTCGGTGTAGCGGACCTGGTGGTGGGCCTCGTAGCGGTCCTGGAGGCCGCGCAGGATCTCGATGGCGTCCGCGGCGGTCGGCTCCGGCACCATGATCGGCTGGAAGCGACGGGCCAGCGCCGCGTCCTTCTCGATCCGGCGGTACTCCTCCAGCGTGGTGGCGCCCACGATGTGCAGCTCGCCCCGGGCGAGGGCCGGCTTGAGGATGTTGCCGGCGTCCATGGAGCTGCCGTCGCCGCCACCGGAACCGGCGCCCACGACCGTGTGCAGCTCGTCGATGAAGATGATCAACTGGTCGGAGTGGGCGCGGATCTCGCCCACGATGTTGTTCATCCGCTCCTCGAAGTCACCCCGGTAGCGGGTGCCCGCGACCACGCCCGTGAGGTCCAGGGCGACCACGCGGCGCCCGATCAGCACGTCGGGCACGTCCGCCTCGGAGATGCGCTGCGCCAGCCCCTCCACGATGGCCGTCTTGCCGACCCCCGCGTCACCGATCAGCACCGGGTTGTTCTTGCCGCGCCGGGACAGGACCTCGACGGTCTGCTCGATCTCCTGGTCCCGGCCGATCACCGGGTCGATCCGGCCCTGCCGGGCCAGCTCGGTGAGGTCACGGCCGTACTTGTCGAGGGTCGGCGTGTTCGTCGGGCGCGGACGCTCGGACTGGGGGACCTCCGGCGCCTCGGGCGGCTCGGAGGGGGCGAAGCGGGCCGCGTTGAGGATGTGCCCGGCGGCGGAGTCGGGGTTCGACGCAAGAGCGCTCAGCACGTGCTCCGGGCCGATGTAGCCGTAGCCGCGGGCCCGGGCCATGTCGTGCGCGTCCAGCAGGGCCCGCTTGGCGGCCGGGGTGAGGGAGAGCGCGGTCGGCGGCGGGGCGTCGTCCGGGGTGTGCTGGGTCGGCCCCGACCGGTCGTCGATCTGCGACGCCAGCGAGTCGGGGTTCGCACCGGCCTTGGTGAGCAGGGTGCGGGTGGGTTCCGTGGCGAGTGCCGCCCGCAGCAGATGCTGGGTGTCGAGGTCCCGGCTGCCGTGCTCGGCGGCGTACTGGGCTGCGCCGCGGACGAGCTCCCGGGCCGGCTGGCTGAGCAGCCGCCCGAGATCGATCTGCCGGGGACCGGGGCGCGGTCCGCCGAAGAAGCGTGCGAGGAATTCTCCGAAGGGATCCGAGCCGTAGCCCTCCGGGCTGGTGAAGCCGCTGCTCATGGGCCTTCCGTTCCCGGCGTCCCCGGCGCGCGGGCGGGGGACGCCCTCGCTTGTCGACGTGCCGGGGTCGGGTAACCCGGGTGGCAGCCGGTTACACCTGGGGCGCGCTCGTACAACACCTTCGCACGATCGTCGGCGAGGGGCACCTTTGGGATGTGTCCGGATAATTCCGCCGGGTGTCAGCGTGCGGTCAGGATCCTCGGTCCCGAGTCCGTGATCGCCACCGTGTGCTCCGCGTGGGCCGCGCGGGAGCCGTCGTTCGTCTTCAGGGTCCAGCCGTCGGGGGCCGCGTGAAAGTCGTCCGTGCCGCCCGCGACGACCATGGGCTCGATCGCCAGCACCATGCCGTGCCGCAGTCGCATGCCGCGCCCGGGGCGGCCCTCGTTCGGCACCCCGGGGTCCTCGTGCATGCGGCGGCCGATGCCGTGGCCTCCGAAGCCGTCGGGGATGCCGTAACCGGCGCCCCGGCACACCGTGCCGATGGCGTGGGCGATGTCGCCGATGCGGTTGCCGACGACGGCCGCCCGAATACCGGCCGCGAGGGCCCGCTCGGCGGTCTCGATCAGGCGGAGGTCCGCCGCGCGCGGGGTGCCCACGACGAAACTGAGCGCGGAGTCGCCGACCCAGCCGCCCAGTTCGGCGCCGAAGTCGATCGAGACGAGGTCGCCGTCGCGCAGGCGGTAGCGGCCCGGGATGCCGTGCACGATCGCGTCGTTGACCGAGACGCAGAGGACGGCAGGGAAGGGGGTCGGTGCGAAGGACGGGCGGTATCCCAGGAAGGGCGAGGTCGCGCCCGCCTCGCGCAGTACGCCGTGTGCCACCTCGTCCAGCTCCAGCAGCGAGACGCCCACGTCGGCGGCCTTCTGTGCGGCCGTCAGGGCACGGGCGACGACTTGGCCCGCCTCGTACATCGCGTCGATAGAAGTGTCTGTCTTCAGCTCCATCATGCCAATTACTATACCGGTATTAGAATGGGGTTCATGGTGCGCACCCCTCTCACCCCCGAAGAGCGCGAACGCGGCGAGCGGCTCGGCAAGCTGCTGCGTGAGGCGCGTGGCGGCCGGAGCATGACGGAGATCGCGGCGAGCGCGGGCATCTCCGCGGAGACCCTCCGGAAGATCGAGACCGGCCGGGCACCGACCCCGGCCTTCTTCACGGTCGCCGCGCTGGCCGGAGTCCTCGGGCTGTCCATGGACGACCTGGCCGGACAATGCGTCCTGGTGCCCCTCTGAGGAACCCGCGCCACGCGTGAAAACTCCCCGTAGCACGTCCGTAACAC contains these protein-coding regions:
- the map gene encoding type I methionyl aminopeptidase; this encodes MMELKTDTSIDAMYEAGQVVARALTAAQKAADVGVSLLELDEVAHGVLREAGATSPFLGYRPSFAPTPFPAVLCVSVNDAIVHGIPGRYRLRDGDLVSIDFGAELGGWVGDSALSFVVGTPRAADLRLIETAERALAAGIRAAVVGNRIGDIAHAIGTVCRGAGYGIPDGFGGHGIGRRMHEDPGVPNEGRPGRGMRLRHGMVLAIEPMVVAGGTDDFHAAPDGWTLKTNDGSRAAHAEHTVAITDSGPRILTAR
- the ggt gene encoding gamma-glutamyltransferase, whose translation is MRRPVARNLTVLAVSAAVVVSVGAAAPPPSAQSTGGGKTPLAVGYGGAVSSVDPDASAAGIEVLRKGGNAVDAAVATAAALGVTEPYSAGIGGGGYFVYYDAKSRTVRTIDGRETAPLSADKNLFLENGKPLAFADAVSSGLSVGTPGTPATWQTALDRWGSKRLGSVLKPAERLARDGFTVDETFRSQTASNETRFRYFPDTADLFLPGGRLPVVGSTFKNPDLARTYAELGHKGVDAIYRGRLGRDIVDTVNKPPVDPGSGWNARPGDLTAKDLAAYRTKVQAPTRTSYRGLGVYSMAPSSSGGTTVGEALNILERTDLSKASKAKYLHRFIEASRIAFADRGRWVGDPAFEDVPTKELLSQRFADSRECLIKDDAVLTSPVAPGDPRNPSRCGSGDKAAPTTYEGDSTTHLTVADKWGNVVAYTLTIEQTGGSGITVPGRGFILNNELTDFSFAPANPAVHDPNLPGPGKRPRSSISPTIVLDRHHQPVVALGSPGGATIITTVLQTLTGFVDRGLPLVDAIAAPRASQRNAAQTELEPGLYDSDVRKELEAIGHSFKVNPEIGAATGVQRLQGGKWLAAAETVRRGGGSAMVVRPAG
- a CDS encoding CocE/NonD family hydrolase, which codes for MGPHRKALRTTAVGAVSATLVAGTALGFAPTAQAAPNPVRFVDIAGDGGTVLKANVVTPAGARGTDRYPLLVMPTSWGLPQVEYLAQAQKLADSGYVVVTYNVRGFWQSGGEIEVAGPPDVADASKVIDWALAHTPADAGHIGMAGVSYGAGISLLTAAHDKRIKAVASLSGWADLTGSIYAGRTQHLQAAALLDGASVVTGRQSAELRQTFDDFYSSNLAKEPELIAWGKKRSAATYVDQINENGAAIMLANAWGDSVFPPNQYADFYEKLTGPKRLEMRPGDHATPELTGLFGLPNDVWKDTERWFDHYLRGEDNGIDREQPVQLKSRSTGGYEGYPDWKSAGPTDRKIALGGSKTIRANVNSGADGGVVLLSSILDQVARLPPMASIPLLPRRWAAVWQSEKSATAQQVRGTARLHTTLTPTKESGTLVAYLYDVGPLGLGKLVTHAPYTFHGRTPGKPFGVDLELYSTAYDVPAGHRLALVVDTVDPLYIEHNPSGAQLTFSSPANDPSYVSVPLREQ
- a CDS encoding amino acid ABC transporter ATP-binding protein is translated as MAVEPLIELRDVNKHFGELHVLQDINLTVARGEVVVVIGPSGSGKSTLCRAINRLETIESGEIILDGQPLPEEGKPLARLRADVGMVFQAFNLFAHKTVLQNLSLGQVKVRGRKKEDADQRSRELLDRVGVADQAGKYPAQLSGGQQQRVAIARALAMEPKAMLFDEPTSALDPEMINEVLEVMKQLAREGMTMIVVTHEMGFARSAANRVVFMSDGRIVEDRTPDEFFTNPSSDRAKDFLSKILKH
- a CDS encoding helix-turn-helix domain-containing protein, translated to MGFMVRTPLTPEERERGERLGKLLREARGGRSMTEIAASAGISAETLRKIETGRAPTPAFFTVAALAGVLGLSMDDLAGQCVLVPL
- a CDS encoding ATP-dependent Clp protease ATP-binding subunit, giving the protein MSSGFTSPEGYGSDPFGEFLARFFGGPRPGPRQIDLGRLLSQPARELVRGAAQYAAEHGSRDLDTQHLLRAALATEPTRTLLTKAGANPDSLASQIDDRSGPTQHTPDDAPPPTALSLTPAAKRALLDAHDMARARGYGYIGPEHVLSALASNPDSAAGHILNAARFAPSEPPEAPEVPQSERPRPTNTPTLDKYGRDLTELARQGRIDPVIGRDQEIEQTVEVLSRRGKNNPVLIGDAGVGKTAIVEGLAQRISEADVPDVLIGRRVVALDLTGVVAGTRYRGDFEERMNNIVGEIRAHSDQLIIFIDELHTVVGAGSGGGDGSSMDAGNILKPALARGELHIVGATTLEEYRRIEKDAALARRFQPIMVPEPTAADAIEILRGLQDRYEAHHQVRYTDEALVAAVELSDRYLTDRRLPDKAIDLIDQAGARVRLRARTKGTDVRALERELEQLTRDKDQAVADEQYEQATQLRDRIVELKQRITEAGGEGEVDEGQDLVVGAESIAEVVSRQTGIPVASLTQEEKDRLLGLEEHLHQRVVGQDEAVRVVSDAVLRSRAGLAAPDRPIGSFLFLGPTGVGKTELARALAEALFGSEDRMVRLDMSEYQERHTVSRLVGAPPGYVGHEEAGQLTEVVRRHPYSLLLLDEVEKAHPDVFNILLQVLDDGRLTDSQGRTVDFSNTVIVMTSNLGSEAITRRGATTGFAAGGADADEEARREQILRPLREHFRPEFLNRIDEIVVFRQLTTEQLRRITNLLLDRTRSLVQGKGITVTFTDRAVEWLVDRGYEPEYGARPLRRTIQREVDNELSRLLLDGRVEEGGRVTVDVEDGHLAFATQVSAASS